In the genome of Methanopyrus kandleri AV19, one region contains:
- a CDS encoding cobaltochelatase subunit CobN produces MGYPTGALFREVIMPDSRGEIVTPPTHLGGEPYRQNSEIVQKLVERWEELSEKPNDRKVIALVYYDWPPGRESIRASGLDVFGSLVNILANLKAAGYNVSTPWDDQLLKIVQLERERRWDEAAALVRNLSQELARMIELYGVNVGWWHGDYLRAMYDRHAYLATIPVSEYLKWYDQLPEPVRLYVEYGIPGLLYGYAEPLHRPLEGEALETLSRNLSAMLRDIETLLSNLGVPDTTDAMKALRELADALLRYAAGKAGHDELERAFRRAVDLGRKLEQRYHTGIFGWGPPPGDVMVVDNKFVVPGLKFGNIVLLPQPPRGLLWGMAAYHSLLLPPPHYYLAVYLWLKHHVDVIVHVGAHGTLEWLPLRRTFLSHLDFPTVLLGDVPHVYLWCPTSGELYNVKWRTSAVVLSYLPSAPSTAYDFYLNTLVKLLHSCFHVFEGNPEVEEKLKPVIMELLKRTRVYEWMGLTWEDVERMARTDFNRLVSELHSYLHMMQAHGESPTPVQLTRHLHVYGLVTSEEIREYVSALLFRKYLELVSKTYGGDLESILSPENIEKYGDKALELFDLVWKEWQSLIDHPSELRFRYPELYREMERIRDLVVTSAKLEIENLLRVLDGQSVPVGPPGDPTVDTSVLPTGRMLCLLNPELIPSETAWMLSDGITLKQRTLFVLSAADVLNDRGLSLAVLLRSSGVDRVGERYVLSGSPVYSPVLVCQGLEAIFAQTPAGRALLKAHVEAVLRAPKDLFAVANLLKTLSDECEDPELRESLASIRLDPGLLEKGLVVLRKFSASLGDVDVRPTFRPDSIWYAAWAVKFLYDVQVNGTPIEKAAIRAALGVYCPADYTLGVKAATERLKPEEWEILARSLSAKLENVLTPEGSESAPGLLRIDLLIVDAVLKPVTDRLWGVLAEDAIEFYGGLLAVARLIRAGLPDPLVLDEVSSLCIRQLAGELSREWHSLWMNKDWLLSLRTPGEANDFLERVSRLMAWMILLGPTIVKPTTMAERAIAGVLGQLFFELVQRLVFDREVVEHLEKLNPYVVESIAGRVFVLLDSDFGLQLLRRSYHYQVLCQLGKLEEAEKWARRFRETARRASLETFRRIVSKYGPCGCLAIVLNPVLRGIVEELAPAAELLVPNPFSAGVSPVISTVSNSSVGRSPAVSAARARGSTPKFTSSAAGTTATTTGVRGSPSNRPRRVEPVPGISLSGGSPARSVSVGSTGSAVSAKVLKRQGGSAGSPVPPILRYLVMAAVVGTLVCWLVWMRRASVPIKPTW; encoded by the coding sequence TTGGGGTATCCGACCGGAGCGCTGTTCCGCGAGGTGATCATGCCGGACTCCCGCGGCGAGATAGTGACGCCACCCACCCACTTGGGCGGGGAACCGTACCGACAGAACTCCGAGATCGTGCAGAAACTAGTCGAGCGATGGGAAGAACTGTCCGAGAAACCGAACGATAGGAAGGTGATCGCGCTAGTGTACTACGACTGGCCCCCGGGTAGGGAATCGATCCGGGCCTCGGGATTGGACGTCTTCGGGTCCCTCGTCAACATCCTGGCGAACCTGAAGGCCGCCGGTTACAACGTGAGCACGCCTTGGGACGATCAGCTCCTGAAGATAGTCCAACTCGAGCGGGAAAGGCGTTGGGACGAGGCCGCCGCGCTAGTACGAAATCTTTCCCAGGAGCTGGCTCGGATGATCGAACTGTACGGTGTGAACGTGGGTTGGTGGCACGGCGACTATCTCCGCGCCATGTACGATCGTCACGCGTATCTCGCGACCATCCCCGTCTCGGAATACCTGAAGTGGTACGACCAGCTACCCGAGCCAGTTCGTCTCTACGTGGAGTACGGCATTCCGGGTCTCCTGTACGGGTACGCCGAGCCCCTGCACCGACCCTTAGAAGGCGAGGCACTCGAAACGTTGTCCCGCAACCTGAGCGCCATGTTACGCGACATTGAAACGCTCCTGAGCAACCTCGGAGTGCCCGACACAACCGACGCCATGAAGGCCCTGAGGGAACTCGCCGACGCACTACTCCGTTATGCCGCCGGAAAGGCGGGACACGACGAGCTGGAGCGCGCGTTCCGACGCGCCGTCGATTTGGGTCGCAAGCTCGAACAGCGGTACCACACCGGTATCTTCGGATGGGGTCCCCCACCGGGCGACGTAATGGTGGTCGATAACAAGTTCGTCGTGCCGGGACTGAAGTTCGGAAACATCGTACTCTTACCGCAACCTCCACGTGGTCTGCTCTGGGGAATGGCCGCTTACCACTCATTGCTTCTACCGCCGCCCCATTACTACCTCGCCGTCTACCTCTGGCTGAAGCATCACGTGGACGTCATCGTACACGTGGGGGCTCACGGCACGCTGGAGTGGCTGCCGTTGCGCCGCACGTTCTTGTCTCACCTCGATTTCCCGACGGTGCTCCTAGGTGACGTTCCCCACGTGTACCTATGGTGCCCGACGAGCGGCGAGCTTTACAACGTTAAGTGGAGGACGTCCGCCGTGGTCCTGAGCTATCTCCCATCCGCGCCCTCCACGGCCTACGACTTCTACCTTAACACGCTCGTGAAACTGCTGCACTCGTGCTTCCACGTCTTCGAGGGCAATCCCGAGGTAGAGGAGAAGCTGAAACCCGTAATTATGGAGCTCCTCAAGCGCACCCGGGTTTACGAGTGGATGGGCCTCACGTGGGAGGACGTGGAACGGATGGCTCGGACGGACTTCAACCGTCTCGTTTCCGAGCTCCACTCGTACTTGCATATGATGCAGGCCCACGGTGAATCGCCGACGCCGGTCCAGCTTACCCGCCACCTGCACGTCTACGGCCTGGTGACCTCGGAGGAAATCCGAGAGTACGTTTCCGCGCTGCTGTTCCGCAAGTACCTAGAGCTCGTGTCCAAAACCTATGGTGGGGACCTCGAGTCGATACTCTCGCCCGAGAACATCGAGAAGTACGGGGATAAGGCGCTGGAGCTCTTCGATCTGGTATGGAAGGAGTGGCAGTCGCTGATCGACCACCCTTCAGAGCTCCGTTTCCGCTATCCGGAACTGTACCGCGAGATGGAACGTATCAGGGACCTCGTCGTCACCTCCGCCAAGCTCGAAATCGAGAACCTCTTGCGCGTCCTGGACGGGCAGTCGGTGCCCGTGGGTCCGCCGGGCGATCCGACCGTGGATACTTCCGTGCTGCCTACGGGTAGGATGCTCTGCCTGCTGAACCCCGAGCTGATACCGTCGGAGACGGCGTGGATGCTCTCCGACGGGATCACCTTGAAGCAGCGCACTCTCTTCGTCCTATCCGCTGCTGACGTCCTCAACGATCGCGGACTGTCCCTCGCGGTCCTGCTCAGGTCGTCCGGCGTCGACCGCGTTGGTGAGCGCTACGTGCTATCTGGATCCCCTGTCTACTCTCCCGTCTTGGTGTGCCAGGGACTCGAGGCGATATTCGCCCAAACGCCGGCTGGACGGGCGCTCCTCAAGGCACACGTCGAGGCGGTCCTCAGGGCCCCGAAGGACCTCTTCGCCGTCGCCAACCTGCTGAAGACTCTCTCCGATGAGTGCGAGGATCCGGAGCTCCGTGAATCGCTTGCGTCAATACGGTTGGATCCAGGACTCTTGGAGAAGGGCCTCGTGGTGCTTCGGAAGTTCTCGGCTTCTCTAGGTGACGTCGACGTGCGCCCGACGTTCCGACCCGACTCTATCTGGTACGCCGCATGGGCGGTGAAGTTCCTCTACGATGTCCAAGTGAACGGAACACCGATCGAGAAGGCCGCGATCAGGGCGGCGCTCGGCGTCTACTGTCCTGCGGACTACACGCTGGGCGTCAAGGCCGCCACGGAGCGCCTGAAACCCGAGGAATGGGAGATCTTGGCCCGTTCCCTCTCGGCTAAGCTCGAGAACGTCCTGACCCCGGAAGGTTCGGAATCCGCTCCCGGACTTCTCCGCATAGACCTCCTCATCGTCGACGCCGTCCTGAAGCCCGTAACCGACAGACTTTGGGGTGTTCTGGCCGAGGATGCGATCGAGTTCTACGGTGGACTCCTAGCCGTCGCGAGGCTGATCAGGGCAGGCTTACCCGACCCGTTAGTGCTCGACGAGGTGTCCTCGCTGTGCATCCGTCAGCTGGCCGGGGAGCTCTCCCGAGAGTGGCACTCACTGTGGATGAACAAGGACTGGTTACTGTCGCTCCGTACCCCGGGAGAGGCTAACGACTTCCTGGAGCGGGTTTCACGGCTGATGGCGTGGATGATACTACTGGGCCCCACGATAGTGAAGCCGACGACCATGGCCGAGAGGGCCATCGCCGGGGTACTGGGACAGCTGTTCTTCGAGCTCGTTCAGCGGCTTGTTTTCGACCGAGAGGTCGTGGAGCACTTGGAGAAGCTGAATCCCTACGTGGTCGAGTCGATAGCGGGCCGGGTGTTCGTGCTCCTGGACTCGGATTTCGGTCTCCAGCTATTGAGGCGGTCGTACCATTACCAGGTGCTATGCCAGCTCGGAAAGCTCGAGGAAGCCGAGAAGTGGGCGCGAAGGTTTCGGGAGACGGCCCGGCGGGCCTCGCTGGAGACCTTCCGGCGGATCGTGAGCAAGTACGGCCCGTGCGGTTGTCTGGCCATAGTCCTTAACCCGGTGCTCCGCGGGATCGTGGAGGAGTTGGCCCCCGCAGCGGAGCTCCTCGTACCTAACCCGTTCTCCGCAGGAGTGTCCCCGGTAATCTCCACCGTCTCAAACTCCAGCGTGGGACGGAGCCCGGCGGTCTCCGCGGCCCGAGCTCGTGGCTCCACGCCGAAGTTCACATCTTCGGCGGCGGGTACCACGGCGACCACGACGGGTGTCAGGGGTTCCCCTTCTAACCGTCCGAGGCGAGTGGAACCCGTCCCCGGGATATCTCTAAGTGGTGGCTCACCCGCACGCAGCGTGTCCGTCGGTAGTACCGGGTCCGCGGTATCGGCCAAGGTGTTGAAACGACAGGGTGGTTCCGCGGGTTCACCCGTGCCACCGATTCTCAGGTACCTGGTTATGGCCGCCGTGGTAGGAACGCTGGTATGCTGGCTCGTGTGGATGAGACGCGCCAGTGTCCCGATTAAACCGACTTGGTAG
- a CDS encoding NAD(P)/FAD-dependent oxidoreductase: MIGAGEADMERVVIVGAGPAGLFAAREVALRAERDVEVVVYEQGPSLEDRLESGEVMRGVGGAGGLSDGVLNLRPDVGGDLVSIVGDKRSANELVEYVDEVFLKHGAPKELKVPEGPKVEEIALRAAAADVEFVRIPQRHIGSDNLPKVIGSLVRELEELGVKIVPETRVERILADECVRGVKLEDGREVEADYVIAAPGRVGANWMMHEAKRLGLGLRYNPIDVGVRVEVPRIVMEPVVEVSLDPKFRTRAPTYDDPVRTFCVCHGGYVVKENYEGFVGVNGHSYRRKKSENTNFAFLVSVDLTEPVENTIEYGRSIGRLATTIGGNRPIIQRLGDLRRGRRSTWDRINRSHVTPTLMDVTPGDISMALPHRVTVDIIEGLERLDEVIPGVASDSTLLYAPEIKFYSARVETNEDLETRVENLFVAGDGAGLSRDIVNAAATGVIAGRAVAERIG; encoded by the coding sequence ATGATCGGTGCGGGCGAGGCCGACATGGAGCGAGTCGTTATCGTCGGCGCGGGACCGGCAGGGCTCTTCGCGGCCCGAGAAGTGGCACTTAGAGCCGAGCGAGACGTGGAGGTTGTGGTGTACGAGCAAGGACCTAGCCTGGAAGACCGGCTGGAAAGCGGGGAAGTAATGCGCGGCGTGGGTGGAGCCGGTGGACTCTCCGACGGCGTGCTGAACCTCAGGCCAGACGTCGGGGGCGACTTGGTTTCCATCGTAGGGGACAAGAGATCGGCGAACGAGCTCGTCGAGTACGTCGACGAAGTCTTCCTGAAGCACGGAGCACCGAAGGAACTCAAGGTACCCGAAGGCCCGAAGGTGGAGGAGATCGCACTCCGTGCGGCGGCGGCCGACGTCGAGTTCGTCCGGATCCCACAGCGTCACATCGGCTCGGACAACTTGCCGAAGGTCATAGGGTCCCTGGTCCGGGAGCTGGAGGAGTTAGGGGTGAAGATCGTCCCGGAAACCAGAGTTGAGAGGATCTTGGCCGACGAATGCGTGCGGGGAGTTAAGCTCGAAGACGGACGTGAGGTAGAAGCAGACTACGTCATCGCAGCTCCTGGACGTGTCGGAGCTAACTGGATGATGCACGAGGCGAAGCGGCTGGGACTGGGGTTAAGGTACAACCCCATAGACGTCGGTGTTCGGGTCGAGGTTCCCCGCATAGTTATGGAACCCGTCGTGGAAGTGTCGCTTGATCCGAAGTTCCGCACCCGAGCCCCGACGTACGATGATCCGGTACGGACTTTCTGCGTATGTCACGGCGGGTACGTGGTGAAGGAGAACTACGAGGGATTCGTGGGTGTAAATGGACACTCTTACCGAAGGAAGAAGTCCGAAAACACGAACTTCGCGTTCCTCGTCAGCGTGGACTTGACCGAACCTGTAGAAAATACCATCGAGTACGGTAGATCGATCGGCCGATTGGCCACGACCATCGGTGGGAACAGACCGATAATCCAGCGGCTCGGTGACCTCCGCCGCGGAAGGCGATCGACTTGGGATCGCATCAACAGGTCCCACGTTACACCCACTCTGATGGACGTCACGCCTGGGGACATCTCGATGGCGCTCCCACACCGGGTCACGGTGGACATTATCGAAGGATTGGAACGTCTCGACGAGGTGATACCCGGAGTAGCCTCCGACTCCACGCTACTATACGCGCCGGAGATCAAGTTCTACTCGGCCCGAGTGGAAACGAACGAGGACCTGGAGACTAGGGTGGAGAACCTGTTCGTAGCCGGCGACGGTGCCGGATTATCCCGAGACATCGTGAACGCTGCCGCTACCGGAGTTATCGCTGGGCGTGCAGTTGCCGAGCGTATCGGTTAA
- a CDS encoding M28 family metallopeptidase → MNGKILVVTGVAVCLVLATGVVAFNPANKVKEFDPKHALNFAKNICKLGPRYGGNEAELKAANIMEAELKKYGLNVHEEKVDLGGGKYTYNVIGEIKGTDESNKYVIVGSHIDSPGFCEGATDDAAAMGIQVEMARVLAKNFRPKKTVLIIGFGGEELWFKGSEAFVRKHPKIIKNCEAVIDLNCVGAGQNVFLTQKSAKPKPVEGDPKLIKLLEECAKELGHPVTVGDTTYPSDTYPFYHNEIKRVPVCQVMSQPFEVPPWSESNTADKLDPKDMEKVGETVTLAVVKLTNAEPASKPLWEAKRAEESAGGGWPAPMWWAPALLGVAAALLRSRGR, encoded by the coding sequence ATGAATGGTAAGATTTTGGTAGTCACAGGAGTAGCAGTATGCTTAGTATTAGCTACCGGAGTAGTAGCATTTAACCCCGCCAACAAAGTCAAGGAGTTCGACCCTAAGCATGCCCTAAACTTCGCTAAGAATATATGCAAACTAGGACCACGCTATGGAGGCAATGAAGCAGAGTTGAAAGCAGCCAATATAATGGAAGCAGAATTGAAGAAATATGGGCTTAATGTACACGAAGAGAAGGTCGATTTAGGTGGCGGTAAATATACGTATAACGTGATAGGAGAAATTAAAGGAACGGACGAGTCCAATAAGTATGTGATTGTTGGATCCCACATTGACTCACCAGGATTCTGTGAAGGTGCTACAGATGATGCAGCAGCAATGGGAATTCAAGTCGAAATGGCACGAGTGCTTGCTAAGAATTTCCGTCCGAAGAAAACCGTATTAATAATTGGATTCGGTGGTGAAGAGCTATGGTTCAAGGGATCGGAAGCTTTTGTAAGGAAACATCCAAAGATCATTAAGAATTGTGAAGCAGTGATCGACCTTAACTGTGTAGGTGCTGGACAGAATGTGTTCCTAACTCAGAAGAGTGCGAAACCGAAGCCGGTAGAAGGGGATCCAAAGCTCATCAAACTCCTGGAAGAGTGCGCGAAGGAACTCGGACATCCAGTCACGGTAGGCGACACGACGTACCCGAGCGACACCTACCCGTTCTATCATAACGAGATCAAGCGCGTCCCCGTGTGTCAGGTAATGAGTCAGCCGTTTGAAGTACCACCGTGGAGTGAGTCCAACACAGCGGACAAGTTAGACCCAAAGGACATGGAGAAGGTGGGAGAAACCGTCACCCTCGCCGTGGTGAAATTGACGAACGCCGAACCCGCTTCGAAGCCACTATGGGAAGCGAAGCGCGCCGAGGAGTCCGCAGGTGGAGGCTGGCCTGCGCCGATGTGGTGGGCGCCCGCGCTTCTGGGAGTCGCGGCCGCACTGCTCCGGTCGCGGGGGAGATGA
- the hisE gene encoding phosphoribosyl-ATP diphosphatase, protein MGDPEVLLEVYEVIRNRIEERPEGSYVAELTEDDDTKPAINKICEKIIEESGELILAAKDGDREGVVYESTDLIFHVLVLLAYLGIEIGEVFDEFERRRK, encoded by the coding sequence ATGGGAGACCCCGAGGTTCTCCTCGAGGTCTACGAAGTGATCCGTAACCGTATCGAGGAGCGTCCGGAGGGATCTTACGTCGCGGAGCTCACTGAGGACGACGACACTAAACCGGCTATCAACAAGATCTGCGAGAAGATCATCGAGGAGTCGGGAGAGCTCATCCTCGCGGCTAAGGATGGGGACCGGGAAGGTGTAGTTTATGAATCCACCGACCTTATCTTCCACGTGTTGGTCTTACTCGCGTACTTAGGGATAGAGATAGGGGAAGTGTTCGATGAGTTCGAGCGGAGAAGGAAATGA
- the nucS gene encoding endonuclease NucS, translating to MTKVLVEPDPEEVKQLSEALGRQPVILAGICEAEYRGRAESVAGPALRIAMCKPDGTFILHNAMEKREPTNWNPAPSRQSIEVRDGCVVLRSRRLDVPEEVVVYFHKVLLACSLPKEGAKSEDSVFSLFRSEEDMKRVIREDPSVIEPGFRPVGEEVECGAGVADVVGYDEEGRFVVLELKRTRAGVSAASQLRRYVEAFREERGEEVRGILVAPSVTDRCRRLLEKYGLEWKKLEPVPLRDDGGKKQCTLTEFLAGEGD from the coding sequence TTGACGAAGGTTCTGGTGGAGCCGGATCCGGAGGAGGTGAAGCAGCTTTCGGAAGCCTTGGGACGGCAGCCGGTGATACTAGCGGGGATATGTGAGGCCGAGTACCGCGGCCGTGCCGAGTCGGTGGCCGGCCCCGCACTTCGAATCGCCATGTGCAAGCCGGACGGCACGTTCATCCTCCACAACGCGATGGAGAAGCGGGAACCGACCAACTGGAACCCCGCACCGTCCAGGCAGTCGATCGAGGTCCGCGACGGGTGTGTCGTGCTGAGATCTCGGAGACTGGACGTTCCCGAGGAAGTAGTGGTGTATTTCCACAAGGTGCTCCTGGCCTGCTCGTTACCGAAGGAAGGCGCTAAAAGCGAGGATTCCGTGTTCTCCCTGTTCAGGTCTGAGGAAGACATGAAACGTGTGATCCGAGAGGACCCCAGCGTCATCGAGCCGGGATTCCGTCCCGTGGGTGAAGAGGTGGAGTGCGGAGCCGGCGTGGCGGACGTGGTCGGCTACGACGAGGAAGGCAGGTTCGTCGTACTGGAGCTGAAGCGGACTCGAGCCGGTGTCAGCGCGGCATCTCAGCTGCGCAGGTACGTGGAGGCCTTCCGCGAAGAGCGAGGTGAGGAAGTGCGCGGGATACTGGTCGCTCCGTCCGTGACCGACAGGTGCCGACGTCTCCTGGAGAAGTACGGGCTGGAGTGGAAGAAGCTAGAACCCGTACCGCTGAGGGACGATGGTGGTAAGAAGCAGTGCACGCTCACGGAGTTCCTGGCGGGGGAGGGAGACTGA
- a CDS encoding cysteine hydrolase family protein → MKLRALLIVDMIRDFVEEGAPLEVPKARRLVPRIARLADEFRERGDLVVHVWDEHYPDDPEFKVWGEHAVAGTEGAEPVEELKPEDGDLVVRKRKYSGFYGTSLDYDLRSRNVKEIYLTGVCTDICVLFTCADALMRGYRVYVVRDCVASLEEESHRFALKHMEKLGAEVVDSEEILGD, encoded by the coding sequence ATGAAATTGCGCGCACTACTGATCGTCGATATGATCCGCGACTTCGTAGAGGAGGGAGCCCCGCTGGAGGTCCCGAAGGCACGTCGACTCGTACCCCGTATCGCCCGTCTCGCGGATGAGTTCAGGGAGCGAGGTGATCTGGTCGTTCACGTGTGGGACGAGCACTATCCGGACGATCCGGAGTTCAAGGTGTGGGGCGAACACGCCGTTGCGGGGACGGAGGGTGCGGAACCGGTAGAAGAACTGAAACCGGAGGACGGCGACTTAGTGGTGCGGAAGCGGAAGTATAGCGGGTTCTACGGCACGTCTTTGGACTACGACCTGCGCTCCCGGAACGTGAAAGAAATCTACCTCACGGGAGTGTGCACAGATATCTGTGTACTCTTCACATGCGCGGACGCGCTCATGCGAGGGTACCGAGTGTACGTAGTGAGGGACTGCGTGGCGTCGCTTGAGGAGGAATCCCACCGGTTCGCTTTGAAGCACATGGAAAAGCTCGGGGCGGAGGTAGTCGATTCGGAGGAGATACTGGGGGACTGA
- a CDS encoding cyclic 2,3-diphosphoglycerate synthase → MTAVKRILALVDGEHYIPVTREALETVEELDLGELVGAVFIGGTEKISEPEAVKRELGVRVWLSESEDEIPVDMIVKVIEEEDVDVVLDLSDEPVVSPDNRFEIASAVLSAGAEYWCPDLRLKPVEFHDVLEKPSLRIIGTGKRVGKTAVSAYTCRVLNARGYNPCVVVMGRGGPREPEIVRGDEIELTPEYLLKEAEKGKHAASDHWEDALLSRIPTVGCRRCAGGLAGRTFTTNIVRGAKIANELPADFVVVEGSGAAVPPIKTDAGIVIVGANQPLEHIGGYLGPYRIRMCDLAIITMCEEPMADDAKIRKVERTVREAGDGIEVVLSVFRPKPTEDVEGKRAMFVTTAPEEVVSRLVEHLEEEYGCEIVGTSPHLSNRPKLRKDLEKYIDDADILLTELKAAAVDVATREALKAGLGVVYVDNVPIAVGGDYDHVGDAVENVAELAIDRFEG, encoded by the coding sequence CTGACCGCCGTGAAGAGGATACTGGCGTTGGTGGACGGTGAGCACTACATCCCCGTAACTCGGGAGGCGTTAGAGACTGTGGAGGAATTGGACCTCGGAGAGCTCGTAGGAGCCGTGTTCATCGGAGGGACTGAGAAGATCAGCGAGCCCGAGGCCGTCAAGCGGGAGCTGGGTGTACGGGTCTGGCTATCGGAGTCGGAAGACGAGATACCGGTGGACATGATCGTCAAGGTGATCGAGGAAGAGGACGTCGACGTGGTGCTGGACCTGAGCGACGAGCCCGTGGTTAGCCCCGACAACAGGTTCGAGATAGCCTCAGCGGTACTCTCCGCGGGAGCGGAGTACTGGTGCCCGGACCTCCGACTGAAGCCGGTGGAGTTCCACGACGTCCTCGAGAAACCATCGCTTCGGATCATAGGGACCGGGAAGAGGGTGGGCAAGACCGCCGTCTCCGCCTACACCTGTCGTGTGCTCAACGCACGGGGCTACAACCCGTGCGTAGTGGTGATGGGTCGTGGAGGTCCGAGGGAGCCCGAAATAGTACGTGGGGACGAGATCGAGCTGACTCCCGAGTACCTACTGAAAGAGGCCGAGAAGGGTAAGCACGCGGCGAGCGATCACTGGGAGGACGCGCTCCTCAGCAGGATCCCGACTGTCGGATGTCGGCGGTGCGCGGGTGGACTGGCGGGACGTACCTTCACCACGAACATCGTGCGCGGTGCCAAGATAGCTAACGAGTTGCCGGCCGACTTCGTCGTGGTCGAAGGTAGTGGCGCGGCCGTACCACCGATCAAGACGGACGCGGGTATCGTGATCGTCGGAGCCAACCAGCCGTTAGAGCACATCGGCGGGTACTTAGGACCTTATAGGATCCGGATGTGCGACCTGGCGATCATCACGATGTGCGAGGAACCGATGGCGGACGACGCGAAAATCAGGAAAGTCGAGCGCACCGTCCGGGAAGCCGGCGACGGCATCGAGGTAGTACTCTCGGTGTTCCGACCTAAACCCACCGAGGACGTGGAGGGTAAGCGGGCGATGTTCGTGACGACGGCACCCGAGGAGGTCGTCTCGAGGCTCGTCGAGCACCTGGAAGAGGAATACGGGTGTGAGATCGTCGGGACGTCGCCGCACCTCAGCAACCGTCCGAAGCTCCGCAAAGACCTGGAGAAGTACATCGACGATGCGGACATACTGCTCACGGAGCTGAAGGCGGCCGCCGTCGACGTGGCCACTCGGGAGGCCCTGAAGGCCGGACTGGGCGTGGTGTACGTGGACAACGTCCCCATCGCCGTCGGAGGTGATTACGACCACGTGGGTGACGCCGTGGAGAACGTAGCCGAGCTGGCGATCGATCGGTTCGAGGGTTAA
- a CDS encoding phosphoribosylanthranilate isomerase, protein MVRVKICGITRPEDAATADEAGTDAVGCVVEVPVSTPRKVSAEHANEVFSVVSPFVSRVAVLMDNLEPIDRLEEATAVQLHGTEDPETCEELSELGLDVIKTFWVDQRGSVWLGEELIGDEVLAEYCEIVDAVLLDTKSAEGGGSGERHDWDASARLVRRLDVPVILAGGLNPENVREAVEKVRPYAVDTSSGVEKEPGIKDPEAIAEFVRATKSV, encoded by the coding sequence GTGGTCAGGGTGAAGATTTGCGGCATAACCAGGCCCGAGGACGCCGCGACCGCCGACGAGGCGGGAACCGACGCCGTCGGTTGCGTGGTAGAAGTTCCCGTCTCCACACCGCGAAAGGTGTCCGCGGAGCACGCGAACGAGGTATTCTCCGTAGTTTCACCGTTCGTGTCGAGGGTCGCCGTGCTGATGGACAACCTAGAGCCTATCGACCGGCTGGAAGAAGCCACCGCCGTGCAGCTTCACGGGACGGAGGATCCGGAAACCTGTGAAGAGCTCAGCGAGCTCGGGTTAGACGTCATCAAGACGTTCTGGGTGGATCAGCGAGGGTCCGTATGGTTGGGAGAGGAACTGATAGGGGACGAGGTGCTGGCGGAGTACTGTGAGATCGTGGATGCCGTGCTCCTGGACACCAAATCCGCGGAAGGGGGAGGGTCCGGCGAGCGCCACGACTGGGACGCGTCGGCGCGATTGGTCAGGCGACTGGACGTACCCGTGATCTTAGCGGGCGGTCTGAACCCGGAGAACGTTCGAGAGGCCGTTGAGAAGGTCCGTCCGTACGCCGTCGACACATCTTCGGGCGTAGAGAAGGAGCCGGGAATCAAGGATCCGGAAGCTATAGCGGAGTTCGTAAGGGCTACCAAGTCGGTTTAA
- a CDS encoding histone family protein, translating to MRKKLPVAPFDRALRAVGEDVRVSRKASETLRDHVQRLAEEIGKRAGEIAASRGSRFVERVDVERAFAEVVFGIDSD from the coding sequence GTGCGGAAGAAGTTGCCGGTGGCCCCGTTCGACCGGGCTTTGAGGGCGGTCGGAGAGGATGTACGTGTAAGTCGGAAAGCCTCCGAAACCCTCAGGGATCACGTCCAACGGCTGGCGGAGGAAATCGGCAAACGGGCCGGAGAGATCGCGGCGTCACGGGGCAGCCGGTTCGTAGAGCGGGTAGATGTCGAGCGCGCTTTCGCCGAGGTGGTGTTCGGGATCGACAGTGATTAA